The following coding sequences are from one Halomicrobium zhouii window:
- a CDS encoding DUF7549 family protein encodes MAWVKSEYAGEFAVLSTWLVALLPWSATVMNVQFRGAGATVVVIRFLYFRLQYIFGISFGNQERPFLLFTDAVAFNPESLALASWLWVAGALVSLVPLGVSIAYYAAEDRVDSQFPADPVRVQGVLLGLVGAVLLASSILFATQQSVTAPVGAVFALAFAYLLLTVERA; translated from the coding sequence ATGGCCTGGGTAAAGTCAGAGTACGCGGGGGAGTTCGCCGTGCTGTCGACGTGGCTCGTCGCGTTGCTCCCGTGGTCCGCGACGGTGATGAACGTGCAGTTCCGCGGTGCCGGCGCCACCGTCGTCGTCATCCGCTTTCTCTACTTCCGCCTGCAGTACATCTTCGGCATCTCCTTCGGGAACCAGGAGCGCCCCTTCCTGCTGTTCACCGACGCCGTCGCGTTCAACCCCGAATCGCTCGCGCTCGCCAGCTGGCTCTGGGTGGCCGGTGCGCTCGTCTCGCTTGTTCCCCTCGGCGTCAGTATCGCCTACTACGCGGCCGAGGACCGCGTCGACTCGCAGTTCCCCGCCGACCCGGTCAGGGTCCAGGGCGTCCTCCTCGGTCTCGTGGGCGCGGTCCTTCTCGCCTCGAGTATCCTGTTTGCGACCCAGCAGAGCGTGACCGCACCGGTAGGCGCGGTGTTCGCACTCGCGTTCGCCTATCTCCTTCTGACCGTCGAGCGGGCCTAG
- a CDS encoding DUF5793 family protein, translating into MRRDYFDANVDDDEQDRPVIAIAFDGPDGLLSERLETEDGPLESSEIDVTYRLTNGENGTDENGTGDDETTRGGVLSVANRLTGEFVLEVRVDPGAVSDLVRASKETDGEDGSRYRLRLVDAEGNSTVYDKGTLLVYDADGSLLRQRSLIPGGVEL; encoded by the coding sequence ATGCGGCGCGACTACTTCGACGCGAACGTCGACGACGACGAGCAGGACCGGCCAGTGATAGCAATCGCTTTCGACGGCCCCGACGGCCTCCTCTCGGAACGGCTGGAGACCGAGGACGGCCCGCTCGAATCGAGCGAAATCGACGTCACGTATCGACTGACGAACGGCGAGAACGGGACGGACGAGAACGGGACAGGCGACGACGAGACGACGCGCGGCGGCGTCCTCTCGGTGGCGAACCGACTGACGGGGGAGTTCGTCCTGGAGGTGCGAGTCGACCCGGGCGCTGTCTCCGACCTCGTTCGCGCGAGCAAGGAGACCGACGGCGAGGACGGGAGTCGGTACCGGTTGCGCCTCGTCGACGCCGAGGGCAACTCGACGGTGTACGACAAGGGAACGCTGCTCGTCTACGACGCCGACGGGAGCCTGTTGCGCCAGCGGAGTCTCATCCCCGGCGGCGTCGAGTTGTAG